The Porites lutea chromosome 9, jaPorLute2.1, whole genome shotgun sequence sequence AGATCTCGGCATTTGTTGATCACCACCTGAAACCGCTCGTCGCAGCGGTACCATCTTATGTGAAGGATACGAATGATTTTCTGAAGAAGCTCCGTGACATCAGCACGCTCTCTAGCTGTGCAATAATGGTGACCAATGATGTAGTGGGATTATATCCCCATATACCTCATGATGAGGGACTACAATATATCAGGGAGGCTCTCAACAATCGAGAGAACCCGGAGATACCGACGGAGACAATTGTAGACCTGGCAGAGCTAGTGCTTAGGATTAACAACTTTGAATTTAATGAAAACCATTATCTCCAGACTTCGCGAACGGCTATTGGTACGAAAATGGCACTGTCGTATGCGAATTTGTTTAGGGATAGACCGGAGAGAAGGTTGTTATCCCAGGCGCAGGTAAAACCTTACATCTCGTTACGATACATCGATGACGTTTTCATGGTGTGGACGGGGACCGAGCTTGAGCTGGTGGAGTTTTTGAATTATATCAATGAAGCCCATGACACGATTAAGTTCACTTGGGACTGGTCTAGAGAGAGGATTAATTACCTGGATGTTCAGGTAATAAATAACAATGGAAGAATAGATACTGATTTGTAGGTAAAGCCGACGGATAAACACCAGTATCTGTACCACACTTCATGTCATCCCCGGATGTGTAAGAAAAGCATGCCATATCACTATGAAACTGAGATTTGTGAAAATCCAATGAAAATCACTTGAAAATACCATGAACATCATTTCATAGCCAATGAATcttgcaaaataatttttcatgacCTCATCTGTGGCCATGAaattttcgtggaaaaaaagttaaaggtGTTTCATGGCCCATGAATTAAACTGGACTACTTTCATGGGTCATGAATTTCCAATGAAACACCACATTATGGAAACATACTAAGAAAGTTCAATGATGGAGCCATGAAAAACGTTTAATGGGCCATGAAAGAAATACTGAATTTGATTTGTGAGTCATGAAATATGTATGAATGATTTCATGGCTCATTAATTTCCCATGAAAATGCTGATGAGGAAAGCAGTGCCACTATGAATTAATGCCTTGAATAAATATTTAACAACTTTGCAGCAAGAACACTGCATtccataatattta is a genomic window containing:
- the LOC140948828 gene encoding uncharacterized protein; its protein translation is MVTNDVVGLYPHIPHDEGLQYIREALNNRENPEIPTETIVDLAELVLRINNFEFNENHYLQTSRTAIGTKMALSYANLFRDRPERRLLSQAQVKPYISLRYIDDVFMVWTGTELELVEFLNYINEAHDTIKFTWDWSRERINYLDVQLEKKKDTCMNRLQVPVKRKLTILYMYVLLNMN